In the genome of Brachypodium distachyon strain Bd21 chromosome 3, Brachypodium_distachyon_v3.0, whole genome shotgun sequence, the window TTCCACCAAATCCGTCGTCATGAAGTGTTTCTATAGGAGGCAACATTTATGGATTTTGATGAGTAGTTTGTTCATATGTAAATTTTGGCAGTCTGCACATAGTTCTGTGCTGAAAATGCACTTTAACTGAACATGTGCATCATAATCACAAGCTTTGTTGCAGTAAATGAAGGAGGTTACGCTGATTGTATTCTAAATTCTTTCTCATGATAACAATACGCCCATAAGAGGAAACATTTTTTCAAACTAAATGCATAACAtctccacaatgtcttccattgTCTTTGTGAGCTGCAAAGTGGAGCCAGATAACCAGAGCAATCCAATCACATCGACAATATAATGACTGTCATGCAGTGCTACTTTTGCTTCCTCAGTTATTCCTCTTATAATGGTAAAGATCTGGTTCTTTTTTCACATCAGACTTTTTCCATTTCACAGGGGAGTCAAAGGCAATGGTTGGGCCAATGAGATTACGGGTTGTTCTGTATCTTGCTGAGGCTTTAGACTACTGCATCAGCAAGGGAAGGGCTCTCTATCATGATCTTAATGCCTATAGAGTTTTGTTTGATGATGTGAGTATCATGTGTATTGTTATTTAAATTTAGACATCCTGCTACTGTCAGTATGATTTGTAACCTTTTAGGTTGTAAGTTGTAACACTTGACCCCTGCAGGACTGCAACCCTAGGCTTTCATGTTTTGGCCTAATGAAGAACAGTCGGGATGGCAAAAGCTACAGCACCAATTTGGCATTTACCCCTCCTGAATATATGAGGACTGGTGAGTCCGTAACTTccaaaatgtaaaaaaaacaacttAAAATGGATACCTTTAGTGCAATTTTTTGAAGTCTAGGCAGAGTGCTACGACCAGGTTTTGCTGATATGGACCTCGTTAGCCACTAATTACATCCTACACATGTATTATGTTACATTTAAAATCTAGTCAGAATTATCAGAAACTTTGCGTCTCTCCACCTGAATCAGTCTCTCTCACTGAAGGTCACTCATAGATCATATAAAAGTATGAAATTAGTACACCGGTATGTAATATTGTGATGTATTCGCCATAGCAAATTGTATCTTAAGTCACACAAAAAGGAGGTACAGACTCTAATTGGACACAGCAGAGTTGGTTATCAAACTTGAGTTGTATCATTTTGCTTCTTTAGCATTATGAGTTGAATTTTATTAGTCTAACTTGTATTGTCTTGGTCTAGTGCACATGTGAGGACCCATTTGTCACTGATCTTTTATAAAGATTAGTTTGCCTAACACTTGGGTTTTACCTGCAGGAAGAATAACTCCGGAAAGTGTCATATACAGCTTTGGTACATTGTTGTCGGACGTTCTTAGTGGAAAGCATATTCCTCCTAGCCATGTAAAACTTTCCtgtctttattttctttataaGTATATATGTCTATGTTACTCTCATTAATAATTTTTCTGCTGTACATCAGTGTTGGTAGGAATTGTTATATCTAACTGAATCCAATTACATATACAGTCAACTGGGTTTACCATTGTCTTTTTACTTCATTGAACAATGAGAAATACATAATTTATTTGAATTGCTACTGTCTGTGTTCAGAGCTAGAAGAGACGTGTAATTAGTATTAACATCACTGACTTAGTTGGAAGTATGTGGAAGGGTGCCGTAACGAGGGATCCATTTGGGACAAATTGCACCAAGCAGTATTTTACTTCGAACTTTACTGCAGCTACATACGCTCAACTTGTATACTGTAGAAAGCAACAGTTGGATGGAGTGGGAGATATTTAataatttggaaaaaaaatagtgtcTTATTCTTGCGATTATTTCAACTGATTTCCTGCAAATATGTTCAGGCCCTTGATCTGATTCGTGATCGGAACTTCAGTATGCTCATAGACTCCTGTTTAGCGGGCCAAATTTCAAACGAGGAAGGAACAGAACTGCTGCGTTTAGCTTCAAGGTGCCTGCATTATGAACCACGAGAGCGGCCTAATGCAAGATCTTTGGTTCTTGCACTGGCTTCACTTCAGAAGGATGTCGAGGTGAATATATATCTTATCATACATCTCCAGTATTCATTAAAAGCATGTCCCTGTTCCTTGATTTGTGTCCTTCAATGTTTTGTAGTCAAGATGGTTCATCTTGTAGAAAATTGTGATAATGTTGGTATGCATTGCAGACTCCATCTTATGATCTGATGGATAAACCCCGGGGTGGTGCATTTACTCTTCAATCAATTCATCTTTCTCCTCTTGCTGAAGCTTGCTCCAGAAAGGATCTTACTGCAATACATgaaattctagaaaaaactGGCTATAAAGACGACGAGGGGACAGCAAATGAGGCAAGTTTTTAACCCTACGGCGCACTGTATACTTGATCTATACTTGAGCTGAAACTCCAGGTTTATGCTAGTATATACTATATTTTTACTAGCAAAATTTGTTCGTGCGCTaagcaaataaaaaacaatgTAGAACACTCCTCTtaacttttctcttttctctgGCAGCTCTCGTTTCAGATGTGGACTAATCAAATGCAAGTTACAATGGACTCAAAGAAGAAGGGCGATAATGCATTTCGACAAAAGGATTTTACTGTGGCCATTGATTGCTACTCGCAGGTCATCTTTCATATCTATTCATTAGTTCTAGGCCAAATTTGTCAGCAGTTCATACTTAAACCCATGACACAATGCATGATTTGTATCACACAAATATAAGTTCGGTGTTCTCCATCGTTTGCAACAGCCACAATTGATAGCTGCCtgaccatttttcttttgttgagaTATAGTTTTAAACTGTTCATATTTGATCACTAGTTTCTGTTACTGGAGGTCAATGttgatgtatttttttgtgtgaaatTGATGTGCAGTTCATTGATGTTGGTACCATGAGTTCGCCAACAGTTTATGCCAGGCGTTGCCTGTCACATCTCATGAATGACATGCCACAACAAGCTCTgaatgatgcaatgcaagcccTGGTGATATTTCCTACATGGCCGACTGCATTTTATCTTCAGGCTGCGGCCCTATTTTCTttaggaaaagaaaacgaagCTCGAGAAGCACTCAAGGATGGTTCAGCAGTGGAGACAAGGAGTAAGGACCGTTAAAGATGCTAGAGATGTGAGTCTGCCGTTGCACATAACTTCTTGGTTAGGTACCCTCCTTCCTCCACCCTTCTAGGTTAAATATGTGAATCTTTCATAAACCGTGCCGTATCTAACTGGCATTTTGTAGTTTGATATGTTTGGCCCAGGCTTCAGAAAACTGTATCTTACGCATTACTGTTCAGGTGCTCTTTATTTGAACAGGATTTGTTTGAGACAGCAGCAGGTGTTAATTCGACGTAGGAGCAGGGTGACCTTCAGTCAGCCTTGCGTTCGATACTTGTATAATTTGTGGTGTATATATTGGAAACCTTACATAGATAGATTAGACTTCAGAGCAGAGGCCCAGAAAGAGGTGTTACAGAAGATAATTTACAGCGGTGAATAATTTTAATCCTACATGGAGCTAACAAAGTGAAAAAAGGAGGAGAGCTTGTTGATCCAGTTCACTCTCTCTGCCACATAaacagagagagaagagaagcaaGAGCTGTTGCAATGCATCTGGTCTTCCAATCATCATCAGATCATGTTAGTGTTGGTGATATATTCATTGTAGGGTCTGTTGTTTGGTCTTTTTGCTCTTGTCTTGTTGTTTCTCAGCTCAGATCAACTGGCCCAATGAGTcatgtactactactacttgtACTAACTAGAGTGTAACTGAGTGATGATTGCTGAGTTTCTTCTTCTATAATGATCCAATTTGTGCAGTGTGAGCTTTGTATGCATGCTAGAAGGCTCCATTCTGGACCAGATCATGCGTTGGTCCCAGGGGCCATGAAATATGGTTGGTGGTATAGCATACAGTGCCTTTCTAGTCTGTTGTGATCAGTTagagaattttatttttcttgtgctactgaaataaaataaagctCTTTTTTTGCTAGCCAGTAAtgccataaaataaaataatggaATGCAAGTACGCAACATCCAAACTGGACTCGCCGTCGTATTTCTGTGCTTTGCTCCCGTGCGTGAGGCGGCTCGTCCTCCCGGCCTGCCGCTCGCTGGCCCGTTGGGCGTCCGGCCTTCCAGAAATCGCCTCCTCTCCGTGCCGTTCTCCCGCCCATCCGTCggcgcgcgccgcctgccctCCCGCATTCACTTCTGGCCGTTTGGTATGCGGCTTCAGTTTCTTCTGCCATGATTCCCAACAATGCCAGTTGCTGCTCCTTGGcattcttctcctccattGCTCCTCTATatattcttctttcttcctccttgcctaaagccttccacctTCTCTCTGCCGACAGCAATGATTGTTGCCTaggtacattcatattttttttcccatgcCATATGATATCTATCCTCTCCCTTTTCAGCACTAATCTGCGCCATATCATGGATTCTGTACTGTTCTTGCGGGAGGGGGTTCCTAATCTGCTTGGGGGGATTCCTAATCTGCTTCTGGTTACATCCAGGTTCATCTTAATTCCTCCTCCCTTCCAATTACTAACTCTGGCGTTAGATTTTAATTTGCACCCTTGAGTTAGCTTCAGGTTGCCAAGTTAGGCATATTTGCAATGCTGCAAGATATTTGTATGGTATCAAATTCTATGATGGTATAGGAGTGAAATATAATAAAAAGATAGCTGTACTTCAAGAATTAATCATCTCTGATGTGCAAGTTTCATCTGCAATCTCTCATAGTAATAATTAATTAGCAGTTCAAATCAATCTAAAATAAGTATAAAATTGTCCACTGAATGACTTTACAACTTTGCCAAAGAAGGCATGCCAAAGTACAATATCAAGAAGCTTATGACAATTGTCAGCACCTGATATTCGTATGAAATGCCCGATTATATTTGTTATCAAAGTGATTCAAGTtaccacaatttttttttgattttCTCAATATATGACATAGGGGAAAAGATATTGTGGTGAAAAGTACTGATTCTATATGTCTTTGGTATAATATGagttgatcttttttttctgttcaaaTACAAGGGGTCATGTAGCTGGTCAAACAAGATTAATTGCTTGAAAACCAGGAGATTATCTCCTCATAAGTAATAGTAGCATTTTCTAATGTGTGGCAGTATCAATACCTATTTTACATACCCCATTTGTAGTTCAGTTTTTGCCAAGTAAAAGGCCCGTAAGCCTGTTTAATGAGTGATTTTCTTGCATCATTGGCCCATAAGCCTGTTTAATGAGTGATTTTCATTGCATCATTTTGGTAGGTGAAGTATAATATTATCTAATATCATTTGAGTCGATCATTGAGCATGCCGCAGGAAAAGTATTTGCATTGCTCTTTGGACTATTATGGAACTCTTTCACCAATCATAGGAAA includes:
- the LOC100836465 gene encoding probable serine/threonine-protein kinase BSK3, with the protein product MGARPWRLLCCCCCRGESDRNGVADDLRLKPDAADGGEGETAAGDWCHDLPPFQEFSFQQLRLATAGFAAENIVSEHGDKAPNVVYKGKLDAQRKIAVKRFNRAAWPDPRQFLEEAKSVGQLRSKRFANLLGCCCEGDERLLVSEYMPNNTLAKHLFHWESKAMVGPMRLRVVLYLAEALDYCISKGRALYHDLNAYRVLFDDDCNPRLSCFGLMKNSRDGKSYSTNLAFTPPEYMRTGRITPESVIYSFGTLLSDVLSGKHIPPSHALDLIRDRNFSMLIDSCLAGQISNEEGTELLRLASRCLHYEPRERPNARSLVLALASLQKDVETPSYDLMDKPRGGAFTLQSIHLSPLAEACSRKDLTAIHEILEKTGYKDDEGTANELSFQMWTNQMQVTMDSKKKGDNAFRQKDFTVAIDCYSQFIDVGTMSSPTVYARRCLSHLMNDMPQQALNDAMQALVIFPTWPTAFYLQAAALFSLGKENEAREALKDGSAVETRSKDR